Part of the Tidjanibacter massiliensis genome is shown below.
ATGTGCGCCGAAACGTTCGATTTCGCCCGTTACGAGATTACGCGTGATGATACCGCGCGCCTTGCCGTCTATCATCACCAGGTCGAGCATCTCATGGCGCGGATAGCTTTTCACCGACCCTTTGGCTATCTGCCGGTTGAGCGCCGCATAAGCGCCGAGCAGAAGCTGCTGTCCCGTCTGGCCGCGGGCATAGAAGGTACGCGATACCTGCGCGCCGCCGAACGAACGGTTGGCGAGCAGCCCGCCGTAGTCGCGTGCGAACGGCACGCCCTGTGCGACGCACTGGTCGATGATATTGTTGGAAACTTCCGCCAGACGATAGACATTCGCTTCACGAGCACGGTAGTCGCCGCCCTTGATGGTGTCGTAAAAGAGCCTGAAGACGGAGTCGTTGTCGTTCTGATAGTTCTTCGCAGCGTTGATACCGCCCTGCGCGGCGATGGAGTGCGCCCTGCGCGGCGAGTCGGAGATACAGAATATCTTGACATTGTAGCCGAGTTCGCCCAGCGAGGCAGCAGCCGACGCGCCGCCGAGGCCGGTACCTACGACGATGATATCGAGTTTACGCTTGTTGGCCGGGCTGACCACCTTGATGTCGGCCTTATGCTTGCTCCATTTCTCGGTAATGGGGCCCTGCGGCACATGGGATTCTATCTTTGTCATATCTTGCTTTTTTATTATTCAGCGGTTAGTTAAAACTACATCAGGCTCTGTACATACAGGATAATGACTATCAGCATGAAACAGCCGACGATAAGCGTCGAAAGGATATAGGCGATGCACTTCAGCCTTTTCATCCACACCTTGCTGTTCCATCCCACGGTCTGCATCATGCTCCACATACCGTGCGTGAGGTGGAACCAGAGCGCCACGAGCCATACGATATAGGCGATGACATACCCTACGTGCGAGAAGACGAACCTCACCATCTCGGCACCCTCCTTCGGACCGAAGCCGAGGCTGTTCACATGCCTGCCGATTATCTCGGTCCACTGCATGTTGTACCAGAAGTTGAAGAGATGGAGCAGCAGTCCGCCCAATACGACGAGTCCGAGAACGAACATGTTCTTGGAGGACCACTCCACGCCGTTCTCGCGTTTGGTCTCGGCATAGCGAACCTTTCCGCGTGCCCGAAGGTTACCCACGGTGAGGACGATGGCGTACACGAAGTGGAACACCACGCCCGCCGCCAGGATGACGGTCCCCACGAGCGCATACCAGTTGGCCCCGAGGAAATTCACGATGGCGTTGTAAGCGTCGTCGGAGAAGACCAGCGCCCCGTTCATAATCATGTGGAAGGTCAGGAACAGTATCAGAAACGCTCCCGTAATACTCATAATCAGCTTCTTGCCGATAGATGAAGTAAAGATGTTGGCCATAGAACGAATATGTTATTTTGTGTTTGTATTGACCCGGAAAGTCCGGCGGCAGGCCGCCTATACCTACAAATGGTTACCGCTCGCAAAGGTATCCCATTGTTTTTTAAATAACAAACAAATCGGCAATTTTCATCGCCGGACAGGCACGGGTATCCCCTGCGGGAAACCGGCGCACCGCATCCGGATATCCGCCGCGGAACCGGCCGACAAAACCGCGGGGGATGCCCCGACCGGACATCCCCCGTGCAATATACTCTCGATACGGTATTGCGGCATCG
Proteins encoded:
- a CDS encoding succinate dehydrogenase cytochrome b subunit produces the protein MANIFTSSIGKKLIMSITGAFLILFLTFHMIMNGALVFSDDAYNAIVNFLGANWYALVGTVILAAGVVFHFVYAIVLTVGNLRARGKVRYAETKRENGVEWSSKNMFVLGLVVLGGLLLHLFNFWYNMQWTEIIGRHVNSLGFGPKEGAEMVRFVFSHVGYVIAYIVWLVALWFHLTHGMWSMMQTVGWNSKVWMKRLKCIAYILSTLIVGCFMLIVIILYVQSLM